A single Paraburkholderia sp. D15 DNA region contains:
- a CDS encoding primase-helicase family protein, translating to MTTINKDSENVNTEATTDRPNAEDQKRDDDLDQFGFLFNSVEDLAKYKKYVEYFEKYSLLNLNGKTVIVSSRTDPDVGLIYEFKSIKDFHDYHRRDNFYVCENDRCTKKFFSFLWIESETLCTRYEYATFNVNPEFKNPEALNFWHGFVEPKKGDHKPFLDHIDKLIDGTKEHKDHLIKLLAYTVRYPQKQTGTSVALKGKQGCGKTTISLTLSEMCPKHSRIIDDVDDIFGFNDSTIHLKYFLMEESVWGGDKTKEGKLKNAITAKTRNIAIKHVSGTTIPNVAFYVFTSNEDWIVPIGTNDRRFNVFNCTDTLIGDREYFDKYYKWLEGEGKHYLVNYFMNEIDLTGFDPKNLVANDAKTEVKVQSLRPVEKYLYNLLSGELDYEFLSMQQWAMEAKLNRAEFFQHFKENSVFSNRIEIMEFSKTLGKIFNFPSNWAVNWKGGSTKPFYRLPGKAECQSLFAAYIGEKANMLFSDYAKNQDDHDNFATMDPFAENGQAEQSSKTPEQKAA from the coding sequence ATGACAACAATAAACAAAGATTCTGAAAATGTCAATACAGAAGCTACAACTGATAGACCCAACGCAGAAGACCAGAAAAGAGACGACGATCTTGACCAATTTGGTTTCCTGTTCAATAGCGTTGAAGACCTTGCAAAATACAAAAAATATGTCGAATATTTTGAAAAATACTCGCTGCTGAACTTAAACGGCAAGACAGTAATCGTTAGCTCACGCACGGACCCAGATGTCGGACTTATTTACGAGTTCAAAAGCATCAAAGATTTCCATGACTATCATAGACGCGACAATTTCTACGTTTGCGAAAATGACCGTTGCACCAAGAAATTCTTTAGCTTTCTTTGGATTGAGTCTGAAACATTATGCACCCGATACGAGTATGCAACTTTCAATGTCAATCCCGAGTTCAAGAACCCTGAAGCATTGAACTTCTGGCATGGTTTTGTTGAACCTAAAAAAGGAGACCATAAGCCTTTTCTTGACCATATTGATAAGTTAATTGACGGCACGAAGGAACACAAAGATCACCTTATCAAGCTCCTGGCTTATACGGTTCGTTACCCTCAGAAACAAACAGGAACCAGTGTCGCCCTGAAAGGTAAGCAGGGTTGCGGTAAGACCACAATTTCCCTTACCTTGAGCGAAATGTGTCCTAAGCACAGCCGGATCATTGACGATGTGGACGACATTTTTGGGTTCAATGACTCGACCATTCACCTGAAATACTTCCTCATGGAAGAAAGCGTTTGGGGTGGAGACAAGACCAAAGAAGGCAAGCTAAAGAACGCAATCACCGCCAAGACCCGAAATATTGCAATCAAGCATGTTTCCGGCACTACAATTCCCAATGTTGCCTTCTATGTTTTCACGAGCAACGAGGACTGGATTGTCCCAATTGGCACAAATGATCGTCGCTTCAATGTATTTAACTGCACGGACACATTGATTGGTGATCGTGAATATTTCGACAAATACTATAAATGGCTTGAAGGCGAAGGCAAGCACTATCTGGTTAATTACTTTATGAACGAGATCGATCTGACTGGTTTTGACCCAAAAAATCTAGTTGCAAACGATGCGAAGACTGAGGTCAAGGTTCAATCACTGAGACCAGTTGAGAAATATCTCTACAACTTGCTCTCAGGTGAGCTTGATTATGAATTCTTGTCAATGCAGCAGTGGGCAATGGAAGCCAAGCTGAACCGCGCTGAATTTTTCCAGCACTTCAAAGAAAATTCGGTTTTCTCAAACCGTATCGAGATCATGGAATTTTCAAAGACTCTCGGGAAAATTTTCAACTTCCCCTCAAATTGGGCAGTGAACTGGAAAGGAGGCTCGACCAAACCTTTCTACCGATTGCCAGGAAAAGCGGAATGTCAGTCATTGTTCGCAGCCTACATTGGCGAGAAGGCAAATATGCTTTTCTCGGACTACGCAAAAAATCAGGACGACCATGATAATTTCGCAACCATGGACCCCTTTGCTGAGAATGGGCAAGCTGAGCAAAGCTCTAAGACACCCGAGCAAAAAGCCGCTTGA
- a CDS encoding restriction endonuclease, with product MFDVFTDEIELLIKDGLANLYWYKGDLHKTWLSSKVEVRLVTEIKNLRSPEGSPLTKRDQMDALYERIRTIDYNRRLEISRNFVRVLIERESFVPQDRGHQIQKAQLAALRLRELLGKQSKEQEVKQARVIPRVQSYDEKRQKLHERFLDSHNLTPQQKGYALEKLFADLMEASGIPVERPFNNLGEQIDGAIKYEGRYYLIELKWTADKADPVQLRNFYVKLLGKPDGRGIFLSMSGFTSGAVQTLPHGKEINMVLLDGVHLSNVLFGHYTFKQLLDHAVKTVSLKGEIYCSHALEKS from the coding sequence ATGTTTGACGTATTCACTGACGAGATTGAGTTGCTGATCAAAGACGGCCTCGCGAACCTCTATTGGTATAAGGGAGACCTTCATAAAACCTGGCTGAGTTCGAAGGTGGAAGTTCGGCTTGTGACGGAAATCAAGAATTTGCGGTCGCCTGAAGGCTCCCCGCTCACCAAGCGCGATCAAATGGATGCACTCTATGAGCGTATTCGCACGATTGACTACAACAGACGGCTGGAGATTTCCCGGAATTTCGTTAGGGTGCTGATCGAGCGCGAGAGCTTTGTTCCTCAGGACAGGGGACACCAGATCCAGAAGGCCCAACTTGCCGCGTTGCGTTTGCGAGAGTTGCTGGGCAAGCAGTCCAAGGAGCAGGAAGTCAAGCAAGCTCGTGTTATTCCTCGGGTTCAGTCCTATGACGAAAAGCGTCAGAAGCTTCATGAACGCTTTCTCGATAGCCACAATTTGACCCCCCAACAAAAAGGCTATGCGCTAGAAAAGTTGTTTGCGGATCTGATGGAGGCAAGCGGGATTCCGGTCGAGCGTCCGTTCAACAATCTGGGAGAGCAGATTGATGGTGCTATCAAGTATGAAGGCCGCTACTACCTCATCGAGTTGAAGTGGACGGCCGACAAGGCCGACCCTGTACAGCTTCGCAATTTCTATGTAAAGCTCTTGGGGAAACCTGACGGAAGGGGCATTTTCCTCTCTATGTCAGGGTTCACGAGCGGTGCTGTTCAGACCCTGCCTCATGGGAAAGAAATCAATATGGTGTTGCTTGATGGTGTGCATCTTTCGAATGTGCTTTTCGGTCACTATACGTTCAAGCAACTGCTCGACCACGCGGTTAAAACGGTTTCGTTGAAGGGCGAAATTTATTGCTCGCATGCACTGGAGAAGTCATGA
- a CDS encoding LuxR family transcriptional regulator: MKHDLYLFEDLLNSDSHEELHNGVSRLAKGMGFPSLFFSPLVDSGGARQFFHDQGQVDPEHLPARNIYTTYPESWLIRYQQAQHIRHDPVVRQATERTLPIFWDKSAKGRNVVFDEAREHGLANGITIPIHGANGEWSLFSVASDTAPYRDRLHASAFVGQIQLAAFYVNEAARRFGEAPPLAIRPLTKREKECLLWASRGKTAWEIGSILSIAEVTVVFHLTNARDKLNATNRRQAVAKAISLRLITP, encoded by the coding sequence ATGAAGCACGACCTCTATCTGTTCGAAGACTTGCTAAATTCAGACTCGCACGAAGAACTGCATAACGGTGTGAGCAGGCTCGCTAAAGGCATGGGCTTTCCAAGCCTCTTCTTTTCTCCACTGGTGGATAGCGGAGGCGCGAGACAGTTTTTTCACGACCAAGGGCAAGTCGATCCTGAGCATTTGCCAGCACGAAATATCTATACGACCTATCCCGAGTCATGGCTCATTCGCTATCAGCAAGCTCAGCATATCCGCCACGACCCGGTCGTGCGGCAAGCGACTGAAAGAACGCTTCCGATTTTCTGGGACAAGTCGGCTAAGGGCCGCAATGTTGTCTTTGACGAAGCGCGTGAGCATGGGCTTGCCAATGGAATCACGATCCCGATTCACGGCGCGAACGGTGAATGGTCACTGTTCAGTGTTGCCTCTGACACCGCCCCTTATCGGGACCGCTTACATGCCTCAGCATTCGTGGGGCAAATCCAGCTTGCAGCCTTCTATGTTAATGAAGCGGCGCGTCGCTTTGGTGAAGCTCCCCCTCTTGCCATTCGACCGCTCACGAAGCGCGAGAAAGAATGTTTGCTGTGGGCATCGCGCGGAAAAACGGCTTGGGAAATCGGCTCGATTTTATCTATCGCGGAGGTCACGGTTGTGTTTCACCTCACCAATGCCCGTGACAAGCTGAATGCTACCAACAGGCGGCAGGCCGTCGCCAAGGCTATCAGTCTTCGCTTGATTACCCCCTAA
- a CDS encoding DotA/TraY family protein produces MYLVALLLFMSMLPQLAHAQNLFTVPQGDLALALTNAVFPDLAGTGGADPMASGIGIFVACCLIVGGVLVTHTLFVTTVGTAHDGEFLGKKYNPAFMPIRFAAFTALLLPVVKGSYCLMQVIVYWLVIQGVGLADTVWTKYVSSQNLSQSMTASITPPQVNDFAYKTFESLVCLQLVQNAMKDPSADVLNGGSDFGQSTATGTMSNFIYFGDKNEVSGFTKDSCGRITIGIYSVPAVQTSSVTSFMFNVSDAYTRMKAINDAHPAEVNKMIASLTPLAARVAAGAVIDPAQIDKIANTYQSDMLQVAQAQVATMDLFANISQNASQNGFAVAGAWFVPLSFYMDMINRSVASVPTATGPNGMTTGIVQDQWEHIMSPLQKTLDKASQTLTLGIDSQPGGANQSWWSSIKDTVLKGDVNVIFNRVFSSVTQYKTIDGENPMMSLTRLGHYVLAAGVGSFMAVIGLMSTVGNAPGIGTALLAVMSFVVAPLLITGVIITYILPFMPFLIFIGALVGWAVLVIEAVIAAPLWCVMHLTANGDEVLGSGAAGYRLVLSLLLRPVLLVFGLIAALTMTQVVGDLLNRLFAGAFLLSQTDSGFLVKVLGGMIMAPIMYAAMIFTFLKKSFEMTTHIGDHIENWIGNGGPKLGQDAADMGGDSSHTFRAAALVGNIAGQGAEGTMNGKKMLANAPTGGTPRELKDEKMQGQMEAVKAGALKQLGPNAKENDKFSTGIQTEARMNQVMEKLGGADSPHAEKFLDSVNERMAKEPNIPPSEHINAAFHRQLSQKYGVGTGTALHEVSGGSYAGPEFDKAVEGYETAYAKLDDAGFKPDQVRSQIKKVNEKARSSFKNDNDSVQNGGKFKMGDYLKNELGNVGIE; encoded by the coding sequence ATGTATCTCGTCGCATTACTTCTCTTCATGAGCATGCTGCCGCAATTGGCCCATGCTCAAAATCTCTTCACGGTGCCTCAGGGCGATCTTGCTCTAGCACTTACCAATGCGGTATTCCCAGACTTGGCCGGCACGGGTGGAGCAGATCCCATGGCGTCGGGAATCGGAATCTTCGTTGCCTGCTGTTTGATAGTCGGAGGTGTGCTGGTGACTCATACCTTGTTTGTGACCACGGTCGGCACGGCTCATGACGGTGAATTCCTGGGCAAGAAATACAATCCAGCGTTCATGCCGATTCGATTTGCTGCCTTCACGGCGTTGCTGCTTCCGGTTGTCAAGGGAAGCTACTGTCTCATGCAAGTGATTGTCTACTGGCTCGTAATTCAAGGGGTGGGGCTAGCTGATACGGTATGGACGAAATACGTCTCGTCTCAGAACCTGAGCCAGTCCATGACGGCTTCAATCACGCCTCCCCAAGTCAATGACTTCGCCTACAAGACCTTCGAGTCTCTGGTGTGCCTGCAACTCGTCCAGAATGCCATGAAAGATCCGAGTGCCGACGTGCTCAATGGTGGCTCGGATTTCGGTCAGTCTACGGCTACTGGAACCATGAGCAACTTTATTTATTTTGGTGACAAAAACGAGGTCTCGGGCTTTACGAAAGATAGCTGTGGTCGAATCACTATTGGCATTTATAGCGTGCCTGCCGTGCAAACTTCGAGCGTAACAAGTTTCATGTTCAATGTGTCTGACGCATACACTCGCATGAAGGCAATCAATGACGCTCATCCTGCTGAGGTCAATAAAATGATTGCTTCGCTGACTCCTCTAGCGGCTCGGGTTGCGGCCGGTGCCGTTATCGATCCGGCTCAGATTGACAAGATAGCGAACACTTATCAAAGCGACATGCTACAGGTGGCTCAGGCTCAGGTGGCAACCATGGATCTGTTCGCCAATATCTCTCAGAATGCCTCACAAAACGGATTCGCGGTAGCTGGTGCGTGGTTCGTGCCGCTGTCGTTCTACATGGATATGATTAACCGGTCGGTGGCCTCAGTTCCTACGGCTACAGGTCCTAACGGCATGACAACCGGAATCGTTCAGGATCAGTGGGAACACATCATGTCTCCCCTGCAAAAGACACTGGATAAGGCAAGTCAAACCCTGACCCTCGGGATTGATAGTCAACCTGGTGGAGCAAACCAGTCCTGGTGGTCTTCAATCAAAGACACGGTGCTCAAGGGTGACGTGAATGTGATTTTTAATAGGGTCTTTTCCTCCGTCACACAATACAAAACGATAGACGGTGAGAACCCCATGATGAGCCTGACTCGTCTTGGTCACTATGTATTAGCTGCCGGTGTTGGCTCGTTCATGGCGGTCATCGGTCTCATGTCCACGGTAGGCAATGCTCCAGGAATTGGAACGGCGTTGCTGGCTGTCATGAGCTTCGTTGTGGCTCCGCTGCTGATTACCGGGGTTATCATCACCTACATTTTGCCCTTCATGCCGTTCCTCATTTTTATCGGGGCCTTGGTGGGTTGGGCAGTGTTAGTGATTGAAGCCGTGATTGCGGCGCCTCTATGGTGCGTCATGCACTTGACGGCAAACGGTGACGAAGTTTTGGGGTCCGGTGCTGCTGGATACCGGCTGGTGCTCTCCCTTCTTCTGAGGCCCGTCTTGCTCGTGTTTGGTCTTATCGCTGCTCTCACCATGACTCAGGTCGTGGGAGACCTTCTAAACCGTCTTTTTGCCGGTGCATTCCTGCTGAGCCAAACTGATTCAGGGTTCCTGGTGAAGGTGTTGGGCGGCATGATCATGGCTCCAATCATGTATGCGGCAATGATTTTTACCTTCCTGAAAAAGTCGTTCGAAATGACAACTCATATTGGAGACCATATCGAAAATTGGATCGGCAATGGTGGTCCTAAGTTGGGTCAAGACGCTGCTGATATGGGCGGGGATAGCTCACATACTTTCCGTGCTGCGGCTCTGGTCGGGAACATTGCCGGTCAAGGTGCTGAAGGCACTATGAATGGTAAGAAAATGCTTGCCAATGCTCCTACAGGTGGCACTCCACGCGAACTGAAAGACGAAAAAATGCAGGGGCAAATGGAGGCTGTTAAGGCTGGTGCGCTCAAGCAACTCGGACCCAATGCCAAGGAAAACGACAAGTTCTCGACGGGTATTCAGACTGAGGCTCGCATGAATCAGGTCATGGAAAAATTGGGCGGTGCCGATTCTCCCCATGCTGAAAAATTCCTCGACAGTGTCAACGAGAGAATGGCTAAGGAGCCAAACATTCCTCCTTCAGAGCATATCAATGCCGCCTTTCATCGTCAGTTGAGTCAGAAATATGGTGTTGGCACTGGAACAGCCCTACATGAAGTCTCAGGCGGTAGTTATGCTGGTCCTGAGTTCGATAAGGCTGTGGAAGGTTATGAGACTGCATATGCCAAACTGGACGATGCGGGATTCAAGCCAGATCAAGTTCGTAGTCAGATTAAGAAGGTCAATGAGAAGGCGAGAAGTAGCTTTAAGAATGATAATGATTCTGTGCAAAATGGCGGCAAGTTCAAGATGGGTGACTATCTGAAAAATGAGCTTGGAAATGTTGGAATAGAATAA
- a CDS encoding NYN domain-containing protein — protein MRNLTRIGVFYDGSYFSMVSNYYMYHHERKARLSISGLHKFVRSMIAKEEELDERYVQVVDSHYFRGRFSAQQVSERDMLFKERIWDDTLIKEGVITHYLPMGPDGTEKGVDVSLALECFEVAQLKSLDLVCLVAGDSDYVPLVRKLNTLGVRVMVLGWSFTYHAESGEERGTRASQLLMSEVTYPFDMTATIDGLEALPAQEQAAFEDLFVRRRGVQRHAPGVEIEPVEPHVGSADLEPVEDKDGWQDGVIVTLSDGYGFLRPNSGGENLFFHHTALESGEFADLFKGQEVNFQVGVGSRGTDVALHVKTYY, from the coding sequence ATGAGAAATCTAACGCGGATTGGTGTGTTCTACGATGGAAGCTATTTTTCCATGGTGAGCAATTATTATATGTATCACCACGAGAGGAAAGCTCGTCTATCAATCAGTGGGCTTCACAAGTTTGTGAGAAGCATGATTGCTAAAGAAGAAGAGCTTGACGAAAGATATGTACAGGTTGTCGACTCACATTACTTCAGAGGTAGGTTCTCCGCGCAGCAAGTCAGTGAGCGCGACATGCTTTTCAAAGAGCGGATTTGGGACGACACACTGATTAAAGAAGGGGTGATTACCCATTACCTCCCCATGGGTCCTGACGGGACCGAAAAAGGCGTGGATGTGTCACTCGCGCTTGAGTGCTTCGAGGTGGCGCAACTAAAAAGTCTCGATCTCGTGTGCCTCGTGGCCGGCGACAGTGACTACGTTCCACTGGTCAGAAAGCTCAATACCCTTGGTGTCCGGGTCATGGTTCTCGGGTGGTCATTTACCTACCATGCGGAAAGTGGGGAAGAGCGTGGAACGCGTGCGTCTCAGTTGCTCATGAGTGAGGTCACTTACCCCTTTGACATGACAGCAACGATCGACGGCTTAGAGGCTTTACCTGCTCAAGAGCAAGCGGCATTCGAGGATCTGTTCGTGAGGCGCCGTGGCGTTCAAAGGCATGCGCCTGGGGTTGAAATCGAGCCGGTAGAGCCTCATGTGGGGTCGGCTGACTTGGAACCCGTGGAAGACAAAGACGGCTGGCAAGACGGCGTTATCGTAACTCTCAGTGACGGCTATGGCTTCCTTCGTCCCAATTCGGGAGGAGAGAACCTGTTTTTTCACCATACCGCGCTCGAATCAGGTGAGTTTGCTGACCTCTTCAAAGGCCAGGAAGTCAATTTTCAGGTCGGTGTAGGCTCTCGCGGGACCGATGTTGCACTACATGTCAAAACATACTATTGA